A DNA window from Trichosurus vulpecula isolate mTriVul1 chromosome 2, mTriVul1.pri, whole genome shotgun sequence contains the following coding sequences:
- the LOC118839574 gene encoding zinc finger protein 883-like isoform X1 — protein sequence MEDSALMIEERALSFQDPGLPRESAEEEEEGGLARFQEPLTFKDVAVEFTQEEWGQLNSSQKNLFRDVMLENYKNFVYLGLPVSMPAVILLLERGEVPWMLEEEVPRGILSDSVSQETTCKTRNIAPKRGIFMGMSSKQRMAKAGGSWNSNMGKVWEYDIMLENQKDNQERQSKQVTVALRKTLNEARVLEYNTFGRSFQLGSVLVPQQRVYTGRSLHNYDILGKSIKEFSDLIKCNKTILGKNLCKPLGYHSGLIQYQMINTKEKPFSYSEYGKAFNQNINLNKTVHTGEKRFECNECGKTFSNNSCLTLHQRIHTGEKPFECNECGKAFSQKSNLTLHKRIHTGEKPFECNECGKTFSQKGHLIEHQRIHAGEKPYKCNDCGKTFSQRGNLNEHKRIHTGEKPFECNECGKAFSQRGHLTEHQIMHDGDKPYKCNECGKEFSHRTSFIYHQRIHTGEKPYECNECGKTFSKNSNLTLHQRIHTGEKPYKCNECGKAFSQRGHFNEHQRIHAGKKPYKCSECGKAFSKNSNLTLHQRIHTGEKPYECSECGKAFSKKGHLTEHQRIHAGEKPYKCNECGRAFSHKTTFINHQRIHTGEKPYECNECGKAFSQRGNLTEHKRIHTGEKCFECSECGKAFTHGSSFIHHQRLHNGEKLHKRNECRM from the exons ATGGAGGACTCGGCTCTCATGATTGAAGAGAGAG CCCTGTCTTTTCAAGACCCCGGCCTTCCCAGAGAAagtgcagaggaggaagaggaaggtgggCTGGCCAggttccag GAACCAttgacattcaaggatgtggctgtAGAATTCACCCAGGAAGAATGGGGCCAACTGAACTCTTCCCAGAAGAACCTATTCagggatgtgatgctggagaactacaAGAACTTTGTTTACCTTG GGCTTCCAGTTTCCATGCCAGCAGTTATCCTCCTGTTGGAACGTGGTGAGGTGCCGTGGATGTTAGAGGAAGAAGTACCTAGAGGCATTCTTTCAG attcTGTCAGTCAGGAGACTACATGTAAAACCAGGAACATAGCTCCAAAGAGAGGCATTTTCATGGGAATGTCATCTAAACAAAGAATGGCAAAGGCTGGTGGTAGCTGGAATTCCAATATGGGAAAAGTTTGGGAATATGATATAATGTTAGAGAATCAGAAAGACAACCAGGAGAGACAATCCAAACAAGTAACagttgctctcagaaaaactcTTAATGAGGCAAGAGTCCTTGAATATAATACATTTGGGAGAAGCTTTCAACTTGGGTCAGTCCTTGTTCCACAACAGAGAGTTTATACAGGAAGAAGTCTTCATAATTATGATATCCTTGGAAAAAGCATTAAAGAATtttcagatctaattaaatgtaACAAAACCATCTTAGGGAAGAATCTTTGTAAGCCTCTTGGTTACCACTCAGGTCTTATTCAATATCAGATGATAAATACTAAAGAGAAACCCTTCAGTTATAGTGAATATGGGAAAGCTTTCAACCAGAACATAAACCTTAATAAAAcagttcatactggagagaaacgctttgaatgtaatgaatgtgggaaaaccttcaGCAACAATTCATGCCTTACTcttcatcagagaattcatactggagaaaaaccctttgaatgtaatgaatgtgggaaagcattTAGCCAGAAATCAAACCTTACTCTacataagagaattcatactggagagaaaccctttgagtgtaatgaatgtgggaaaacctttAGCCAGAAAGGACACCTTATTGAACATCAGAGGATTCAtgctggagaaaaaccttataaatgtaatgactGTGGGAAAACCTTCAGCCAGAGAGGAAACCTTAATGAACataaaagaattcatactggagaaaagcccTTTGAATGTAacgaatgtgggaaagccttcagccaGAGGGGACACCTTACTGAACATCAAATAATGCATGATGGTGATAagccctataaatgtaatgaatgtgggaaagagTTCAGCCATAGGACATCCTTTATttatcatcagagaattcatacagggGAAAAGCCCtatgagtgtaatgaatgtgggaaaacctttAGCAAGAACTCAAATCTTACTctccatcagagaattcatactggagagaaaccttataaatgtaacgaatgtggaaaagctttcagcCAGAGAGGACATTTTaatgaacatcagagaattcatgctGGAaagaaaccctataaatgtagtgaatgtgggaaggcctttagcAAAAACTCTAACCTTActctacatcagagaattcatactggagagaaaccctatgaatgcagtgagtgtgggaaagccttcagcaaGAAGGGTCACCTTACtgaacaccagagaattcatgctggagaaaaaccctacaagtgtaatgaatgtgggagagCCTTTAGCCACAAAACAACCTTTATTaatcatcagagaattcatactggagagaaaccctatgaatgtaatgaatgtgggaaagctttcagccAGAGAGGAAACCTAACTGAGCATAAGaggattcacactggagagaaatgctttgaatgtagtgaatgtgggaaagccttcactcATGGGTCATCTTTCATTCATCATCAGAGACTGCATAATGGGGAGAAACTACATAAAAGAAATGAATGTAGAATGTAG
- the LOC118839574 gene encoding zinc finger protein 883-like isoform X2 — translation MPAVILLLERGEVPWMLEEEVPRGILSDSVSQETTCKTRNIAPKRGIFMGMSSKQRMAKAGGSWNSNMGKVWEYDIMLENQKDNQERQSKQVTVALRKTLNEARVLEYNTFGRSFQLGSVLVPQQRVYTGRSLHNYDILGKSIKEFSDLIKCNKTILGKNLCKPLGYHSGLIQYQMINTKEKPFSYSEYGKAFNQNINLNKTVHTGEKRFECNECGKTFSNNSCLTLHQRIHTGEKPFECNECGKAFSQKSNLTLHKRIHTGEKPFECNECGKTFSQKGHLIEHQRIHAGEKPYKCNDCGKTFSQRGNLNEHKRIHTGEKPFECNECGKAFSQRGHLTEHQIMHDGDKPYKCNECGKEFSHRTSFIYHQRIHTGEKPYECNECGKTFSKNSNLTLHQRIHTGEKPYKCNECGKAFSQRGHFNEHQRIHAGKKPYKCSECGKAFSKNSNLTLHQRIHTGEKPYECSECGKAFSKKGHLTEHQRIHAGEKPYKCNECGRAFSHKTTFINHQRIHTGEKPYECNECGKAFSQRGNLTEHKRIHTGEKCFECSECGKAFTHGSSFIHHQRLHNGEKLHKRNECRM, via the exons ATGCCAGCAGTTATCCTCCTGTTGGAACGTGGTGAGGTGCCGTGGATGTTAGAGGAAGAAGTACCTAGAGGCATTCTTTCAG attcTGTCAGTCAGGAGACTACATGTAAAACCAGGAACATAGCTCCAAAGAGAGGCATTTTCATGGGAATGTCATCTAAACAAAGAATGGCAAAGGCTGGTGGTAGCTGGAATTCCAATATGGGAAAAGTTTGGGAATATGATATAATGTTAGAGAATCAGAAAGACAACCAGGAGAGACAATCCAAACAAGTAACagttgctctcagaaaaactcTTAATGAGGCAAGAGTCCTTGAATATAATACATTTGGGAGAAGCTTTCAACTTGGGTCAGTCCTTGTTCCACAACAGAGAGTTTATACAGGAAGAAGTCTTCATAATTATGATATCCTTGGAAAAAGCATTAAAGAATtttcagatctaattaaatgtaACAAAACCATCTTAGGGAAGAATCTTTGTAAGCCTCTTGGTTACCACTCAGGTCTTATTCAATATCAGATGATAAATACTAAAGAGAAACCCTTCAGTTATAGTGAATATGGGAAAGCTTTCAACCAGAACATAAACCTTAATAAAAcagttcatactggagagaaacgctttgaatgtaatgaatgtgggaaaaccttcaGCAACAATTCATGCCTTACTcttcatcagagaattcatactggagaaaaaccctttgaatgtaatgaatgtgggaaagcattTAGCCAGAAATCAAACCTTACTCTacataagagaattcatactggagagaaaccctttgagtgtaatgaatgtgggaaaacctttAGCCAGAAAGGACACCTTATTGAACATCAGAGGATTCAtgctggagaaaaaccttataaatgtaatgactGTGGGAAAACCTTCAGCCAGAGAGGAAACCTTAATGAACataaaagaattcatactggagaaaagcccTTTGAATGTAacgaatgtgggaaagccttcagccaGAGGGGACACCTTACTGAACATCAAATAATGCATGATGGTGATAagccctataaatgtaatgaatgtgggaaagagTTCAGCCATAGGACATCCTTTATttatcatcagagaattcatacagggGAAAAGCCCtatgagtgtaatgaatgtgggaaaacctttAGCAAGAACTCAAATCTTACTctccatcagagaattcatactggagagaaaccttataaatgtaacgaatgtggaaaagctttcagcCAGAGAGGACATTTTaatgaacatcagagaattcatgctGGAaagaaaccctataaatgtagtgaatgtgggaaggcctttagcAAAAACTCTAACCTTActctacatcagagaattcatactggagagaaaccctatgaatgcagtgagtgtgggaaagccttcagcaaGAAGGGTCACCTTACtgaacaccagagaattcatgctggagaaaaaccctacaagtgtaatgaatgtgggagagCCTTTAGCCACAAAACAACCTTTATTaatcatcagagaattcatactggagagaaaccctatgaatgtaatgaatgtgggaaagctttcagccAGAGAGGAAACCTAACTGAGCATAAGaggattcacactggagagaaatgctttgaatgtagtgaatgtgggaaagccttcactcATGGGTCATCTTTCATTCATCATCAGAGACTGCATAATGGGGAGAAACTACATAAAAGAAATGAATGTAGAATGTAG